One part of the Salmo salar chromosome ssa10, Ssal_v3.1, whole genome shotgun sequence genome encodes these proteins:
- the LOC123724530 gene encoding uncharacterized protein, which translates to MGNGQAERLNHTLGGMIRALPARSKAKWPQMLNTLTFSYNSTVHETTGFPPFFLMFGRTPRLPVDVMFESVLLDGDTVDVDKYVQSFGEDLREAMTLAQQHANKQQKRQAEVYNRRSKGHSVEKGDRVLLANKGERGKKKLADRWDSAVYIVVRKNSSLNTYRIQHPTTGRIKTVHRNLIMPVNFLPLPSWEEPESHGSLSSGDVFSEMSAASSKMDGSDARTVHWVASLPESSGRIFQGDGEVPVDGSEVEQPYDVPLSEVCSVEVDQREIPKAYKSSDSETPFSGDGAVTDVVNLVEDDLSVWSVAIYQDSDSEL; encoded by the coding sequence ATGGGGAACGGTCAAGCAGAACGTCTAAATCACACGCTGGGTGGGATGATTAGAGCTCTGCCAGCTAGGTCCAAGGCTAAATGGCCTCAGATGTTGAACACATTGACATTCTCCTATAACTCCACTGTTCACGAGACTACTGGGTTTCCGCCCTTCTTCTTGATGTTTGGACGCACCCCTAGGTTGCCAGTAGATGTTATGTTTGAAAGTGTGCTGTTGGATGGGGACACGGTCGATGTGGATAAATATGTCCAGTCTTTTGGTGAGGATCTGAGAGAAGCCATGACATTGGCTCAGCAGCATGCAAATAAGCAACAAAAGAGACAAGCCGAGGTCTACAACAGACGGTCGAAGGGTCATTCggtagagaagggagacagagttctacttgctaacaagggagagaggggcaagaaGAAACTGGCTGATCGCTGGGACAGTGCGGTGTACATAGTTGTTAggaagaacagctcactgaacacatATCGTATACAGCACCCTACCACTGGACGCATCAAGACGGTGCATAGGAACCTGATTATGCCAGTCAACTTtctgcctttgccttcttgggaggAACCTGAGAGTCACGGATCTCTATCGAGTGGTGACGTGTTCTCTGAGATGTCTGCAGCGTCCAGCAAAATGGATGGGAGTGACGCAAGGACTGTCCACTGGGTAGCAAGCCTTCCTGAGTCTTCTGGGAGGATATTCCAAGGGGATGGTGAAGTCCCAGTTGATGGAAGTGAAGTGGAACAGCCATATGACGTCCCCTTGAGTGAGGTGTGCTCAGTAGaagtggaccagagagagatcccCAAAGCCTACAAGAGTTCTGATAGCGAAACTCCATTCAGTGGGGATGGTGCTGTGACAGATGTCGTTAACTTGGTTGAAGATGATTTGTCAGTGTGGTCTGTGGCAATCTACCAGGATTCTGATTCCGAGTTGTAG